The Deltaproteobacteria bacterium genomic interval AATCCTGATGGTAGTCCTCTGCCTCGTAGAATGCATCGAGCTTTTTTATCTCGGTGACAACCGGCTCCTTGAATATACCGGAGGCCTCGATACGCTTTTTGCTTTCCTCTGCAATTTTTCTCTCTTTTTCGTCAGCATAGAAAATCACACTCCTATACTGGGGGCCCCTGTCTGCAAAGCTTCCGCCATCATCCGTTGGGTCGATCTGGCGCCAGAATATTTCGATAAGATCGGCGTAGGAAACCTTCGCCGGGTCGTAAGCAATACGAATCGCCTCATAGTGGCCGGTAGAACCGCTCGACACCTCTTCGTATGTCGGCTCTGTATCACGGCCTCCTGTATATCCTGACACGACACTTATAACCCCGTCGGTCTTTTCGAACGGAGGTTCCATGCACCAGAAGCACCCGCCGGCGAACACGGCAATTTTTTGTCCTTTTTGTTCCACTTTGGCCTCCTCGTTCACGGCAGCGCTTTCGCACCCAAATACGAAAACCGCAGCCAAAAGGAGCGCCACGGAAAAGCCTCTCATAGACACCCCCGATAATAATTATAGCATCGATTGGCGCCTTAACAAATCACAAAAACACAAAATGGCTGTTAACAGCCCGGTTTTATGGTAAACTTATATTTCGGAGGATATTGAAATGACTGCAGGCATGGATAAATGTCCGTTTTGCGGCAAACAGATACTAAAGGGCGCGATGCGCTGCCCCGGGTGCGGCAAGCTTCTAAAGACAGCGGAGGAGCAGCAGGCTACAATAGAAAAATACAAAAAGGCCGAGGAAGCGCGCGGCCTCGCAAAATCCATCAAGACCGCCATTATTCTTGTCGTATTCTTCATCCTTGCATATATCTTTTTCGACGACATAATGAACGTTATCGAAAAATTCACTGGGAAATAATCCCGTCCCAAAAAACGCCTGCCGGAGACCTGAGCATGAGACAATATCTGCTGCTTTTGACGCTACTGCCGCTCGTTCTTGCCGGCTGCGTCGATTCCGACATAACCATTAACGTAAAGAAGGACGGCAGCGGCACTATTACAAGCAAAACAAGCCTGCGCGCCACAAAGGACGAAGATGGAACGCCAGGGAAAAAAGGGCCCAGCGGCCCCGACGAGCGCATGTACAAGGATATCGCTCCCATACTCGGCCGCGGCGTAACGCTCGACTCGTTCAAAACAGACACGGTCTCGCGCCCCGGCTTCATCAAAATAGAGACCGTCTACTCGTTCGCCGACATAAACAAGGTGCGGCTTAGCCCATTTCTCCTGACAGTGGGTTTTTTTGAGGACGACACCAATCAATACAAAGAAGAAATGCTAACCCGTTTTACGTTCGCTCCGGGAGAAAAATCCAGGCTTACCATAATAAAGCCCATGCCCGACATAAAGGACAAGGGGAAAAACAGCGGCAAAAAACGCTCCACTCAGGACTCGAAGATGGTTTCGAGGGAAAGTATCGTCGGGGCAAAAAAACTGCTCAGGGAAAACCGCTTAAAATTTCGCGTAAAGGTAGACGGCAAAATAACAAGCACCAACGCCTCGACGGCAGACATGCGAAACGCCACGGTAACGCTCATAGACATAGACCTGGACAAAATAACCAAGGACGAAGACAAGGTGCGCCGCTTTATACGCACGGTGAATTACGAGGAGTTTCTCGGGACGACATACCACTTCGTTGAAGATATTGGCGGCGCCGACGAACAATTCGAGGAAATACGCTACGACAGAAGCCCGGAAATAACCATCGAGTTCAAATAAACGGCCTTTAGCGGCCCTCGACAAAGAGGAGCTTGGTCTTTTTCTTTAGCATCAAAAGCATCACGTAGATAGCCGTGCCGGCAGCAAGAAATACTATCCAGCCGGGACTAAACCAACTGCTACCCGCGATAAGCCTCTCAACGGTCGCAAGTATAAAGAACGAAACGACTATGAGGTAAAAAGCGCTGTACTCGCGCTTTAGCACGTTACGAAGCGAGAACTCAAGTGGCGGCTGCTTCCACCCGCCAAGTTTCGGTATTATCGCCGGGGTCCTCTCGGCCCACTCGACAAAATCTGCCTTGAACTTGTCCCTCAAAAACTCCTCTTCGGCATACATTATCCTCTCGTAATAGAGCCAGTACGTAAGGAACGAGAACACGAAGAACCAGAGCGACTCAACGGCCGCGACAATGCCCATGAATATGAGAAAATTACCAACGTATAGAGGATGCCTCACGTAGGCGTATATGCCGGCTGTGTTGAGGCTCTCTGCAACCTGCCTCTTGGTATTCCTTCCGGAAGTACCCTTTGGCGTGAAACCGACTATCGCGCACCTTACTAAAAGCCCGAGAACGGAGATGGCTATAAAGAATATGTCGGAGGCAAGGCCGCCAAAATGCGCGCTTATGGGCCTTACCGAAAAATACACGGCAAAGGGCATTGGCACAAGTATCAGGAGCGGCAGATAGCTCCTGTGGCGAAACATCCATTCTCCGGTTGTGCGAAACTCCTCTTTTAGCGGC includes:
- a CDS encoding zinc-ribbon domain-containing protein, which translates into the protein MTAGMDKCPFCGKQILKGAMRCPGCGKLLKTAEEQQATIEKYKKAEEARGLAKSIKTAIILVVFFILAYIFFDDIMNVIEKFTGK
- a CDS encoding isoprenylcysteine carboxylmethyltransferase family protein encodes the protein MPLKEEFRTTGEWMFRHRSYLPLLILVPMPFAVYFSVRPISAHFGGLASDIFFIAISVLGLLVRCAIVGFTPKGTSGRNTKRQVAESLNTAGIYAYVRHPLYVGNFLIFMGIVAAVESLWFFVFSFLTYWLYYERIMYAEEEFLRDKFKADFVEWAERTPAIIPKLGGWKQPPLEFSLRNVLKREYSAFYLIVVSFFILATVERLIAGSSWFSPGWIVFLAAGTAIYVMLLMLKKKTKLLFVEGR